CGGCGAGAGACGGTGATTTTGATACTGCGGAAGAACGTGCAGCGGATTTGGCGAAAATGCTGGTACCAGACAATGACAAGTCTGAACCAATATGGTCAAATGGAGAGAGAGCAGTCATTGAAATGGCCATTCTGTCCGTGGTTTTGGAAAATATAGATCATCCCGAGTACCAGAATCTTTATAATATCTATCGGTTTATCGCGGAAATGAATAATCAAGTCGTCATTAATAAGAACCGCATTTCTATCCTGGATCTTTTCATGGAAGACCTGAAACGAAAGAACCCACATCATAAAGCCGTTTTGGCATATGCGACCATTCAGGCGGGAGCCGGATCACCGAAAACAGTGAGTTCTTTTCTTGTCTCAGCAATGACAACACTGAAAATTTTCTCAACCGGAAAGATGAATGCCATGTCCAATACTTCGGATTTTTCCATGAGTGAGCTGGGCGACAAAAAAACTGCGGTTTTTATCATCTTACCTGATCAGAAGGATACCTATTATAAAATTGCGACAGCGGTCGTCGCCAATGCCTATGATGGATTGATCCGTAAAGCAGATCAGCAAGGAGGGCGTTTAGATCGTCGTATCCGATTCCTTTTAGATGAATTCGGCAATTTTGCAAAATTAAACGCGTTTTCAAACATGGAAACTGCCGGTGGATCAAGGGGGGTTCTTTTTGGTATTTTTCTTCAGGACTTTGCACAAACCGACGAAAAATACGGCCATGAGACATCTCGTATCGTTCGGTCTAACTGTGAAACGTGGGCTTATCTGAGAAGCGATGACCCAGAAACACTTAAGAGAATTTCCGATAAGCTTGCGAACTATACCTGTACCGTCTATAATGCATCGTCAAATGCGGGGAACAGAAGCTTTAGCCGCTCTAATTCATCCAATAAAATGACCAGAAAGTTACTGGAAATAAATGAATTGCAGGAAATCGATCGCCCCTATCTCTTGATTACGAGTCGCGTAAAGCCAGCTATTATGGAATCACCTGACTTAAGCGAGTGGTATTTTAATACAATGTTTGGAATGGGCGACAAAGAACATAATATCAAACTCCGAAAATACCGCAATCAAGCTCGCGGGGTTATGGATATTTCTGGAGAGCTCAATTCATGGGGAATATGGAATTCTTACCGGGATATTCAAATGCTGAAGAGTATTAGCTATTTAGAAATGACCGAGCAGAATTTTGATCCCATAAAGTATCGGATCGATGATATCTATCGGACTGAACTGAATAAGACCTATTTTTCAGTAAGTGATATTTCACCTGATACTGATTAAAATAGTGGCGATGAAAGTTAATCTGGAGCCATTCAATCAAGTGCCAAAACGGCACTTTTTTTTATTTGTTAAGAAAGGAGGTGGATAAAATGCTTGATAATTCAATACTGGTAACCGGAACAGTAAATTTAGCAAATGCAGCACTTAACGGACTAATGGCCGTAATCTTTGTAGTGTGTCTTTGTTTTTTTACTTATTATTGGATGAGGAGAGCGCACTCAGATGAAATGGATCAGAAGAAATGGGAAAAACGTCTGTTTACTGTATTAGTTAGTTTACTTGGTGGAGAGCTAAGTGTCGTTATTTTGCGCGTGATTTTATCTTATTACAATATTAATGTTTGAACAAAAGAACCTTCAGAAAAGTGTTTTTCTGAAGGTTCTTTGAAAGGGGATGATTAGTTGGATTGGTTAGGAAAACTCATCACAAATCAATTTGTCAATTCTGGTGACGCCCAAAACTCAATAATACAAGTATTTAAGGATCTTGCATCTGGAGTTGGACTTGTAAAGACCATTATGTATCCAGAAGTTTCACTGGGGGACTCAATCAATTCCTTGTTTGGAAATATTTATGGATTGATTCTCGGCATTGCAATTGCATTGATCGTACTCAAAGTAGTACATAAAGCGAATAAAACATATGGCCTCGGTGATGATGATCCGTCTCAAGACCCAATTTTTCTTTTTAAGAAAATGTTGCAGGCAGTTATTGTTGCTGTGGGATTTAACAGCATTCTGTATTTTGTTTTATTTGGAATTGTGGCGGGAACTGTAAGCACGATCTCAGGCATGGTAATTGGCAGCTTGGGTCAAGCCTTTCAGGATAGCTTTCTTTCTGGCGATTGGACAGAAACATTATTTAATTTAATCAAAAACATAGCGGATATTTTTTCAGCGCCATTTACGTCGATATTACTGATTTTGTACATTATTTCGTGCATTATCATGTATTTTAAATTCATTATGCGTTCCTGTGAACTGGTCTTCCTGCGCATAGGCTTTCCGATCAGCTGTGTTGGAATCATCGATTCAGACTATGGTGTTTTTAAACCCTATATTAAGAAATTTTTTCAGGCAGCAACGTCAATTATTATTCAAATCGGATTACTCCACTTGTCGTTGGGTTTAATCCTGATGCCGATTGTCGATGCAAATACTTCAATTACAATGACCAATACAATATGGGCCTGTTGTTGCTTATGGACAGCATTTTCAGTGCCTCACATTTTGCAGGAATTCTTGTTGTGGGGTGGTGGATCGTCTGGATTCTCGTCGACAATAAACACTGGCGCAAATGTTATTCGCGCCGTCAATATTTTTAAATAGAAGGTGATGATTATTGGACCCGAACTATGAATTGGTAAAAAACAGTCAGTTCTTTTTTGGTGCTGGCACTGTGCAGGATGGGATTATGCTTTTAGCCAGAGCACTTCTCTTTCTGTTCGACGTTATAATCGTGGTGCGAATTGTTTATCTTTTTATGGAAAGATCGCAAGGAGACGAAAATGGGCAAATTATGAAGCAAATTGTGAATTGCTTCAAAGCGGCGATTATAGCAAATGTACTTGGAGGATTAGCTCTTATTAGCGAGATACTCCAGTATTATTACCACATAAACATTTGAGGTGACACATGGAAAATAAAATTGAAGATCGAAAAAAATTGTATATTCCAGCAAGAATTAAGGTGGAAAATGAACCGCTTAAAGGCTTTAGCAGCCGATCACTGAAATGGTTTCTTATCTCAGGGATCATTGCTTCTGTTTTCTGTTTAATTGTAGGGCTCATAAGCAAGGAGTTTTCATATGGCATTTTATTGTGGATGTTCACCATTGGAGCTTTAGCGGTCGCTTTTCATGAAAACGAGCTAAACATGAATATGGTGGATTACTTCATGGTTTTGTTCCGGTTTGCAGGTGAGCAACAGAAATATGAGTATTT
The DNA window shown above is from Eubacterium limosum and carries:
- a CDS encoding VirD4-like conjugal transfer protein, CD1115 family, encoding MKNHAKEKIRLGIVFFILGTLAMPWIVTFTDVMISGTVTSITLSDFSYFEAVQKILYKEPCGLLFLLSECILLMTVIMCVIKMDTELRSDMYQVTDRISIPIPSGEYQHGSAWFLSKKEYGRAFGAHEIDPNNRTIRLLLKEGRKDFEEIENGMIPDFEKIKKIDAIQEIFDEAGLVIGRTLKGKKEVIYSIDHDSHFLALGATRSGKTRCIVLQSIGLLALSGESMLITDVKGELADYTRPYLERLGYEVYILDYKEPEKSNKYNVLQFVIEAARDGDFDTAEERAADLAKMLVPDNDKSEPIWSNGERAVIEMAILSVVLENIDHPEYQNLYNIYRFIAEMNNQVVINKNRISILDLFMEDLKRKNPHHKAVLAYATIQAGAGSPKTVSSFLVSAMTTLKIFSTGKMNAMSNTSDFSMSELGDKKTAVFIILPDQKDTYYKIATAVVANAYDGLIRKADQQGGRLDRRIRFLLDEFGNFAKLNAFSNMETAGGSRGVLFGIFLQDFAQTDEKYGHETSRIVRSNCETWAYLRSDDPETLKRISDKLANYTCTVYNASSNAGNRSFSRSNSSNKMTRKLLEINELQEIDRPYLLITSRVKPAIMESPDLSEWYFNTMFGMGDKEHNIKLRKYRNQARGVMDISGELNSWGIWNSYRDIQMLKSISYLEMTEQNFDPIKYRIDDIYRTELNKTYFSVSDISPDTD
- a CDS encoding conjugal transfer protein TrbL family protein, with protein sequence MDWLGKLITNQFVNSGDAQNSIIQVFKDLASGVGLVKTIMYPEVSLGDSINSLFGNIYGLILGIAIALIVLKVVHKANKTYGLGDDDPSQDPIFLFKKMLQAVIVAVGFNSILYFVLFGIVAGTVSTISGMVIGSLGQAFQDSFLSGDWTETLFNLIKNIADIFSAPFTSILLILYIISCIIMYFKFIMRSCELVFLRIGFPISCVGIIDSDYGVFKPYIKKFFQAATSIIIQIGLLHLSLGLILMPIVDANTSITMTNTIWACCCLWTAFSVPHILQEFLLWGGGSSGFSSTINTGANVIRAVNIFK